The region GTAATTTTACTGCGGTAGAGGCTGTGGCAAATAACGTATATGCTGTAAATTCTAGCCGTACCTTATTTAGGGTTAATAGTACAAATCTTAGTAATTTAAAAGTGTTTTCTAGTGCGCCTTTAGATGTTAAATCTGCAAACGACGAGTTAATCATCACTACAGAAAATTATGTGTATTTGTACTCAAGCGATTTTAATTTATTAGAAGAAGTTGGTGGTCTAGATACTAATTTTACAGCAGCTATTACTACTATAAATGATTTTTATATTGGTACAGATAGTTATGGAGTATTAAAATCACCAATAGGGAATACTTTAAATGTCGAAGAAATACATCCAGATGGACCATTAATGAATACTCCTTTTTCTGTTGAAGCAGAGTATAATAATGTGTGGGTTACTTATGGCGACTTTACTGAAACTTATAACCCATTTCCACTCAGAACACGTGGCCTAAGTCATCTAAAAAATGATGTATGGAAAAATATTCCTACAGATAGTATTTTAGGTGCTAGAAACTTATCTACTATTTCTATTAATCCAAACAAAATTAACCAAGTTTTTATCAGTTCTTTTTATGATGGTATTTTAGAAGTAGAAGCCGATGTGGTTACAACATTACATGATGAAACAAATAGTGGTTTAGAACCTATAGAAGTTTCAGGATCTACAGATATTCGTGTAAATCCAACCACTTTTGATAGTAATGGAGTGTTATGGAGTTTAAGCGGGCGTATATCTAGTCCTTTAAAATCCTACGATCCTAATACTGGTCAATGGAAATCTTATAGTTTTGAAGGTTTATTTTCAGATGGACTTAATGGAGAATGGGGGTTTTCAGACATTGCTATAGATAATTCAGGAGTGGTTTGGACAGGTGGTTACGTAAATGGTGTAATTGGTTATGATTATAGTGCGGGAACTTCCCAAATTAGAAGTTTAAGCGAGGAGTCTGAAAACATGCCAACAACCGTAGTGAAGGCTGTCGCTATTGATAATAGTAACCAGTTATGGATTGGTACAATTAGGGGACTTCGTGTGCTTTATAATACCTCTAGTTTTTTTACTTCAAGTACTGTAGAAGCTAGTGAAATTGTCGTGTTAGACGATGGTGTTGCAAGCGAATTGTTAGCTTTAGAATACATTACGAGTATAGAAGTAGATGGCTCTAATAACAAATGGATTGGAACAATTGGTTCAGGGGTGTTTTATTTGTCATCAGACGGACAAGAAACCCTATTTCATTTTACAAAAGATAATTCTCCTTTACCATCCAATAACGTTACAGATATTAATATTGATAGTACAAATGGGAAAGTGTTTATTGCTACAGAGAATGGATTGGTGGCATATAATTCAGGGAGTTCATCTACGCAGGAGACTTATAAAGATGCTTATGTTTACCCCAATCCTGTGAGACCTAATTTTAATATTACAGAAGATTTAGTAAAAATTAAAGGACTCACAGATCATGTAAATATTAAAATTACCGATATTGAAGGAAATTTAGTGGCCGAAGCTCAATCTAATGTAAACTCCAGATATAGTGGTTATAATTTAGAAATTGATGGAGGAACCGCATTTTGGAATGGTAGAAATCTTGCTAATAATGTGGTGCATTCTGGAGTGTATATTATTATGCTATCAGACACAGAAACTTTCGAAACCAAAGTGCTTAAACTTATGATTATACGATAATGTTTAAATCATCAAGTGCCATTGTATTATCCAAATTAAAATATCGGGATAACGATCTTATCGTAAGTTGTTACACCAAGGATTTTGGTGTGGTTAGTTTTTTATTACGTGGTGTCCTTAAAAGCAGGAAAGGGAAAGCTAGAGTGGCCTATTTTCAGTTGTTATCTCAAATCCAAATAGAAGTAGATTTTAACAAAAATAGAGCTTTACAAACCTTAAAAGATGTAAAAGTAAATGTACTCTATGCAACATTACATACTCAGGTAGTTAAGAGTACCATTGTTATGTTTTTAGCCGATGTTTTGGCAATGGTTTTAAAAGAGGAAGAAGCAGATGTTGATTTGTTTGAATTTCTAGAACATGCGTTACTGGTTTTAGATGAAACACCCCATTCAGCCAACTTTCATTTAGTATTCCTAGTACAGTTAACAAAATATTTGGGATGTGCGCCAGATACGACTAATAGTGATTATAATTATTTTAATTTATCTACGGGTCAATTTGAAAAATATGCGACTGGAATATATTCTATATCTGGAGATAATTTAAAGTATTTAAAATTGGCATTAGGCATAATTTTTGATGATTTAGACACAATAAAAATGAACGGAAAGCAGCGGCAATCGTTTTTAGAGATGTTGCTTTTATATTATGAATTGCATCTTGTGCAGTTTAGAAAGCCAAAATCGTTAGCTATTTTTAATCAAGTATTTAATTAACAATCTACTTAATATTCTGTATGAATAAAACTTTACTTATTGCTTTACTGTTCTTTATTTTTCAAACTATACAAGCCCAAAAAATTACCATTTTAAATAGCCAAGATGCTACACCAATTCCAGGGGTTGCAGTGTTTAATAGTACAAAAACACAAAGCGAAATTTCTAATCTAGAAGGTATAGTTTCATTAGATAGATTTAAAGATAATGATGTGATTTTTTTTAAGCATTTATCGTTTCAGCAATTCTCAATTGTAAAATCTAAGCTTAATACAACTGTTATTTATTTAGATCCTTCAACAGAAGGTTTGGAGGAAGTACTTATATCAGCATCTAAATTTGGTCAATTAAAACGAGATATTCCTCAGAAAGTACTGTCTTTATCTTCAGATGAAATTACTTTTGATAACCCTCAAACGAGTGCAGATCTTTTAGAAAACACAGGAAATGTATACATTCAAAAAAGCCAGTTGGGAGGCGGAAGTCCAATGATTCGCGGATTATCTACCAATAGGTTGCTAATTACTGTAGATGGCGTACGTATGAATAATGCTATTTTCAGGTCTGGGAATCTTCAAAACGTAATTTCTATTGATCCTTTTTCAATCGCGCAAACCGAAGTTATTTTGGGTGCCGGATCTGTAGTTTATGGTAGCGATGCTATAGGTGGCGTTATGAGTTTTTATACCAAAAAACCAGAATTAGCTTATACAGAAAACCAAGTGTTTACGGCGAATTCGGTTGTGCGATACGCCTCTGCTAATAATGAAAAAACGGGTCACTTAGATTTTAATATCGGATTA is a window of Formosa sediminum DNA encoding:
- the porZ gene encoding type IX secretion system anionic LPS delivery protein PorZ, whose product is MFKRVFILFLALCPFFSKAQDYSDTWDGYFSYYNIKDVTASDNIIYAVAENAVFTYNTLTQEINTFSTIQGLSGETISTLYYSLDYQALVIGYDSGLIEIIKEDTSEVLTVVDIVDKTTIPSVSKQINHFNEYNGLLYISTNYGISVYDLSRLEFGDTYFIGDAGVQTIVTQTTIANGYIYASCMSNTGLKRAAVDNSNLIDFSQWSTIATGNFTAVEAVANNVYAVNSSRTLFRVNSTNLSNLKVFSSAPLDVKSANDELIITTENYVYLYSSDFNLLEEVGGLDTNFTAAITTINDFYIGTDSYGVLKSPIGNTLNVEEIHPDGPLMNTPFSVEAEYNNVWVTYGDFTETYNPFPLRTRGLSHLKNDVWKNIPTDSILGARNLSTISINPNKINQVFISSFYDGILEVEADVVTTLHDETNSGLEPIEVSGSTDIRVNPTTFDSNGVLWSLSGRISSPLKSYDPNTGQWKSYSFEGLFSDGLNGEWGFSDIAIDNSGVVWTGGYVNGVIGYDYSAGTSQIRSLSEESENMPTTVVKAVAIDNSNQLWIGTIRGLRVLYNTSSFFTSSTVEASEIVVLDDGVASELLALEYITSIEVDGSNNKWIGTIGSGVFYLSSDGQETLFHFTKDNSPLPSNNVTDINIDSTNGKVFIATENGLVAYNSGSSSTQETYKDAYVYPNPVRPNFNITEDLVKIKGLTDHVNIKITDIEGNLVAEAQSNVNSRYSGYNLEIDGGTAFWNGRNLANNVVHSGVYIIMLSDTETFETKVLKLMIIR
- the recO gene encoding DNA repair protein RecO, which translates into the protein MFKSSSAIVLSKLKYRDNDLIVSCYTKDFGVVSFLLRGVLKSRKGKARVAYFQLLSQIQIEVDFNKNRALQTLKDVKVNVLYATLHTQVVKSTIVMFLADVLAMVLKEEEADVDLFEFLEHALLVLDETPHSANFHLVFLVQLTKYLGCAPDTTNSDYNYFNLSTGQFEKYATGIYSISGDNLKYLKLALGIIFDDLDTIKMNGKQRQSFLEMLLLYYELHLVQFRKPKSLAIFNQVFN